From a region of the Oryza sativa Japonica Group chromosome 6, ASM3414082v1 genome:
- the LOC4341197 gene encoding uncharacterized protein, producing the protein MAGEGSGGEGGAGAFEDEAEPTVTIGEYIEGIEAEELEADLVLGGDDGKECTYGGGYLKRQAVFSCLTCVPAGVAGVCTACSLACHDGHEVVELWTKRKFRCDCGNSKFGSHVCKLCPEKDPENPVNSYNHNFKGSYCTCGRPYPDPEAEKQVEMIQCCICEDWFHEDHIGLNSIEEIPRDEEGEPLYEDFICPKCSPKCYFLKLYPDTIWASNKQSSAPQAETTNSTVMNGNSSLGDIEKSENGALINHLNCEKTSDNENCPKDSVAPEKASLDDSSDGKCKLGMNICSNTPSADSEKKMPFFMSKSWREVICRCETCTDFYAQQGVAYLIDKEDSIEEYEKVAKQKREKKLEQQEGVEANFLNSLDHVQKIEILSGINDMKNELQSFLETFDSSKPVTSEDIRAVFENLAKKKKQRLS; encoded by the exons atggccggcgaggggagcggcggcgagggcggtgcGGGCGCCTTCGAGGACGAGGCGGAGCCGACGGTCACCATCGGGGAGTACATCGAGGGGATCGAGGCCGAGGagctg GAGGCGGATTTGGTGCTGGGCGGGGACGACGGCAAGGAGTGCACCTACGGCGGCGGCTACCTCAAGCGCCAGGCCGTCTTCTCCTGCCTCACCTGCGTGCCAGCGGGTGTCGCTGGAGTCTGCACCGCCTGCAGCCTCGCCTGCCACGACGGCCATGAG GTCGTTGAACTATGGACAAAGCGAAAGTTTCGTTGTGATTGTGGCAACTCAAAGTTTGGAAGTCATGTTTGCAAACTTTGCCCTGAGAAAGATCCAGAGAATCCAGTGAATTCTTATAACCATAACTTCAAAGGGTCCTATTGCACATGTGGCAGGCCTTATCCTGATCCAGAAGCTGAAAAGCAAGTTGAAATGATACAATGCTGTATTTGTGAGGATTGGTTCCACGAGGATCATATTGGTCTTAACTCCATTGAAGAG ATACCACGAGATGAGGAAGGGGAGCCACTCTACGAGGATTTCATATGCCCCAAATGCTCACCTAAGTGCTATTTCTTGAAATTATATCCGGATACTATTTGGGCATCTAATAAGCAGAGTTCTGCACCACAAGCTGAGACTACCAATTCAACTGTTATGAATGGAAATTCAAGCCTTGGTGACATAGAGAAAAGTGAAAATGGTGCTCTTATAAATCATTTGAATTGTGAAAAGACCTCTGACAATGAGAATTGCCCAAAAGACAGTGTAGCTCCAGAAAAGGCCAGTCTGGATGACAGTTCTGATGGCAAATGTAAGCTAGGAATGAACATTTGTTCAAATACACCATCAGCTGATTCAGAGAAAAAGATGCCGTTTTTTATGTCAAAAAGCTGGAGAGAGGTTATCTGTAGATGTGAAACTTGCACCGACTTCTATGCACAACAAGGTGTTGCGTACCTTATAGACAAGGAAGACTCTATTGAGGAGTATGAGAAGGTTGCTAAGCAGAAGAGGGAAAAGAAGTTGGAGCAGCAGGAAGGAGTTGAAGCAAACTTTCTTAATTCACTCGACCATGTACAGAAGATTGAGATTTTGAGTGGCATCAATGACATGAAGAATGAGCTTCAGTCTTTTCTG GAAACTTTTGATtcatcaaaaccggtcacatcTGAAGATATACGAGCTGTTTTTGAGAATCTtgctaagaagaaaaaacagaggTTGTCATGA